The following coding sequences lie in one Thalassoglobus polymorphus genomic window:
- a CDS encoding GNAT family N-acetyltransferase — MNSESEEEIHFISGGIELLDSIETMWLKLKDFHIDQFPIWRDGLQLGSFQERQSGFKEIAESGAILIEIARQGDRSRGFCATTITPEGVGEIASLYVEEESRQQGLGSSFVKQALQWLRDYNVERIVVDVMAGNSAALKLYEQAGFQCRVQQLQLVPPVSQDRKISRP; from the coding sequence ATGAACTCGGAATCTGAAGAAGAAATCCATTTCATCAGTGGGGGCATCGAACTTCTCGATTCGATTGAGACGATGTGGTTGAAGCTGAAAGATTTTCACATCGACCAGTTTCCCATCTGGCGAGATGGCCTTCAGCTGGGCAGTTTCCAGGAGCGTCAATCAGGATTCAAAGAGATCGCCGAGTCGGGAGCGATTCTGATTGAAATCGCCAGGCAGGGAGATCGTTCGAGAGGATTTTGTGCGACGACCATCACTCCCGAAGGTGTCGGAGAAATCGCTTCACTTTATGTTGAAGAAGAATCTCGCCAACAGGGACTGGGAAGTTCGTTTGTGAAACAGGCTTTGCAATGGCTGCGTGATTACAACGTCGAACGGATCGTTGTCGATGTCATGGCAGGAAATTCCGCAGCATTAAAACTGTATGAACAAGCTGGCTTTCAATGCCGTGTTCAACAGCTGCAGCTTGTCCCTCCGGTTTCACAAGATAGGAAAATCAGTCGACCGTGA
- a CDS encoding ABC transporter ATP-binding protein has product MSANSKNELWSLTKGHRLRYSAAILSMAVGTVFLLLVPYLFKQALDGLAEEGASVTGTLVPIALLVVLLNVLNGFFTFVRGKWAAEASEGIVQRLRHQLYAHMEKLPSQFFDRSDTGDIVQRCSSDVETVRVFMAAQIVEIARVSLFLVVGIPLMFMQDVRMSLISLASFPILIFFAYFFYQRIRKIFEDVDEKEGQLTTVLQENLTGIRVVRAFARQDYEIEKFSKANQAFRDLEMKLFRSLAIFWSVSDLIVLLQLGVVLISGGYFVAQGEFTLGSWIFFWWMVQTIIWPVRQIGRVVADASRAVVAIGRINEILDETEESVEPKPDSPVNGTIEIRNLSFSYNDSDSVLHDLSLTIQPGETVAILGPPGAGKSTIIRLLLRLYDYAEGSIKVGGQELNSINRKVIRDSFGVVLQDPFLYSKTVRENVILGRRNAAHQEVEECARAADIHGNIVDFEDGYETVIGERGVTLSGGQRQRLAIARALLKKPPFLVLDDSLSAVDTKTEAHILRSLAERRGKQTTILIAHRLSSTRLADRIFMLDHGRISQVGTHQELIAIDGPYQRLWAIQGMLETEIESALSGEST; this is encoded by the coding sequence GTGTCAGCGAACTCAAAAAATGAACTTTGGTCGCTGACCAAAGGCCATCGTCTCCGCTATTCCGCTGCCATTCTCTCGATGGCTGTCGGAACCGTTTTCTTATTGCTGGTCCCGTATTTATTCAAACAAGCCCTCGATGGCCTCGCTGAAGAAGGTGCCAGCGTTACCGGGACACTTGTCCCGATTGCTTTGTTAGTGGTCCTCCTGAATGTGCTCAACGGTTTTTTCACGTTCGTCCGTGGGAAATGGGCTGCCGAAGCGAGTGAAGGAATCGTTCAACGGTTACGGCACCAACTCTATGCCCACATGGAAAAGTTGCCCAGCCAATTCTTTGATCGCAGCGACACCGGTGACATCGTTCAGCGATGTTCATCAGATGTGGAAACCGTACGGGTTTTCATGGCTGCTCAGATCGTGGAAATCGCCCGAGTCAGCCTGTTTCTGGTCGTCGGGATTCCGCTGATGTTCATGCAGGATGTTCGCATGAGCCTCATTTCGCTGGCGTCGTTTCCGATCCTGATTTTCTTCGCGTATTTCTTCTATCAACGAATTCGTAAAATTTTTGAAGATGTCGATGAGAAGGAAGGACAGCTGACCACAGTTCTTCAAGAGAACCTGACTGGAATCCGCGTGGTCCGGGCGTTTGCTCGACAGGACTACGAAATCGAGAAGTTCTCGAAGGCGAATCAGGCGTTTCGTGATCTTGAAATGAAACTGTTTCGCTCGCTGGCAATCTTCTGGTCAGTTTCCGATTTGATTGTCCTGCTTCAATTGGGAGTCGTACTGATTTCCGGTGGATATTTTGTCGCTCAGGGAGAGTTCACGCTCGGTAGCTGGATCTTCTTCTGGTGGATGGTCCAAACGATCATCTGGCCGGTTCGGCAAATTGGTCGTGTGGTCGCTGATGCCAGCCGGGCTGTCGTAGCGATTGGGCGTATCAACGAAATTCTGGATGAGACCGAAGAAAGTGTCGAACCGAAACCAGATTCCCCAGTAAACGGGACGATCGAAATCCGCAATCTCAGCTTCTCTTATAACGACTCAGACTCTGTGCTGCACGATCTTTCCCTGACCATTCAGCCGGGCGAAACCGTTGCAATTTTAGGCCCCCCTGGAGCGGGAAAGTCGACGATTATTCGACTCCTGCTGCGACTGTACGACTACGCAGAAGGCTCCATCAAAGTCGGTGGACAAGAACTGAATTCTATCAACCGGAAAGTGATCCGCGATTCCTTTGGTGTCGTCCTGCAGGATCCCTTTTTGTATTCCAAAACAGTTCGTGAAAACGTCATTCTTGGACGCAGAAATGCCGCCCATCAGGAAGTGGAAGAATGTGCTCGCGCTGCCGATATTCATGGGAATATTGTCGACTTTGAAGATGGTTACGAAACCGTCATTGGAGAACGCGGAGTCACACTCTCAGGCGGCCAGCGACAACGATTGGCGATTGCACGTGCATTGCTCAAAAAACCGCCATTTCTCGTTCTCGATGACAGCCTGAGTGCCGTCGACACCAAAACTGAAGCCCACATCCTGCGATCACTCGCTGAGCGCCGCGGCAAGCAAACAACCATTCTGATTGCCCATCGCCTCTCTTCCACCCGGCTTGCCGATCGGATTTTCATGCTGGATCACGGAAGAATTTCACAAGTCGGAACCCATCAAGAGTTAATCGCCATCGACGGACCTTATCAGCGATTGTGGGCGATTCAGGGAATGCTGGAAACAGAAATTGAGAGTGCTTTGTCTGGAGAATCAACGTGA
- a CDS encoding ABC transporter ATP-binding protein → MSGDGWIDEDDLKETKLDLRLWKTLIRYTLHYRRTSIVFVFVAFTLAASDLGFPLLTGLLIQDIEADPKNLNFPFYIGMFAFLSVSLSASICAFVVCAGKIRTSVSHDIRRDAFQQLQRLSFSYFDTRPTGWLMARLTSDCQRLSVILAWGVMDFIWGTTLMTSISVVMVIINWKIALAIFSVIPILFLVSLHFKKKILRTSRLVRKTNSRITGVYNEGIMGVQTSKIFVREEENLRDFDLLTEEMFQYSVRNAMLSAVYLPLVLTLGSVAIAAALVVGGHQAILGNIAIGEMIMFMYFAQLFFTPAQEISAWFAELQMAQASAERVLSLIESVPDVKNTEAVARRIEQLGSDGHPTSIGKIEFRDVSFAYQTGPQIIRNFSLTVEPGETIALVGATGGGKSTMVNLLCRFYEPTGGQILIDDVDYTDRSLEGFQSQLGIVLQQPHLFSGTIAENIRYGKLSASDAEVEEAARFAGAHEFISVLEDGYQTPVGEGGNQLSLGQKQLVSFARTVLKRPQLLVMDEATSSIDTETEQLIQNSLKRILKERTSFVIAHRLSTIQAADRILVINNGEIVEQGSHQELLKTRGHYFELYKAQAIRDLN, encoded by the coding sequence GTGAGTGGCGACGGTTGGATCGATGAGGATGACCTCAAAGAAACCAAGCTGGATCTTCGTTTGTGGAAAACGTTGATCCGGTACACGCTGCACTATCGCCGTACTTCAATTGTATTCGTGTTTGTCGCGTTCACCCTTGCTGCCAGCGATTTAGGTTTTCCATTACTGACCGGACTATTGATTCAGGATATCGAAGCCGATCCAAAAAACCTGAACTTCCCGTTCTACATCGGAATGTTTGCTTTCCTTTCGGTCTCGCTGAGCGCCTCGATTTGTGCTTTCGTCGTTTGTGCGGGAAAGATTCGGACGAGTGTCTCACATGACATTCGCCGAGATGCCTTTCAGCAACTGCAACGTCTTTCGTTCAGCTACTTCGACACTCGGCCCACAGGTTGGTTGATGGCGCGACTGACGTCCGACTGTCAGCGGCTCTCGGTGATTCTTGCCTGGGGAGTCATGGACTTCATCTGGGGAACGACCCTCATGACGAGCATCAGCGTCGTGATGGTCATCATTAACTGGAAAATCGCATTGGCGATCTTCTCTGTCATCCCGATACTGTTTCTTGTCAGCTTGCATTTCAAAAAGAAAATCCTCCGAACTTCACGATTGGTCCGCAAAACAAACTCCCGTATCACCGGCGTTTACAATGAGGGGATCATGGGCGTGCAAACGTCCAAAATTTTCGTCCGTGAGGAGGAAAACCTGCGAGACTTTGACCTGCTCACCGAAGAAATGTTTCAATATTCGGTACGCAACGCGATGCTCTCAGCTGTCTACTTGCCATTAGTACTGACGCTAGGAAGTGTGGCCATCGCAGCAGCGCTCGTTGTCGGAGGTCATCAGGCGATCCTGGGGAACATCGCGATTGGCGAGATGATTATGTTTATGTATTTCGCCCAACTCTTCTTCACGCCAGCTCAGGAAATCTCAGCCTGGTTTGCAGAACTACAAATGGCTCAGGCGTCCGCCGAACGAGTCCTCAGCTTGATTGAATCTGTCCCGGATGTAAAAAACACAGAGGCTGTCGCCAGGCGAATTGAGCAACTTGGATCTGACGGACATCCAACGAGCATTGGAAAAATCGAATTTCGCGATGTCAGCTTTGCATATCAAACTGGTCCTCAAATCATTCGAAACTTCTCATTGACAGTCGAACCGGGTGAGACGATCGCCCTCGTAGGAGCCACCGGCGGCGGGAAATCGACGATGGTGAATCTGCTGTGCCGATTCTACGAACCGACTGGAGGCCAGATTCTGATCGACGATGTCGACTACACCGATCGCAGCCTGGAAGGATTCCAATCGCAACTTGGAATCGTCCTGCAGCAACCGCATCTCTTCAGTGGAACAATCGCTGAGAACATTCGTTACGGAAAGCTCTCTGCGAGCGATGCTGAAGTTGAAGAAGCTGCCCGTTTTGCAGGAGCGCATGAGTTCATTTCTGTACTGGAAGATGGATACCAGACCCCCGTTGGTGAAGGAGGAAACCAGCTCAGCCTGGGACAGAAACAGTTGGTTTCGTTTGCACGAACAGTCCTGAAGCGACCACAACTCCTCGTGATGGATGAAGCGACATCATCGATTGACACCGAAACCGAACAGCTCATCCAGAACAGCCTCAAGCGTATCCTGAAAGAGCGAACAAGTTTCGTCATTGCACATCGCCTCTCAACGATTCAAGCCGCCGACCGAATCTTGGTCATCAATAACGGCGAAATCGTAGAGCAAGGCTCGCACCAGGAACTCCTCAAAACACGCGGTCACTACTTTGAACTCTACAAAGCACAAGCGATCCGCGATTTGAATTGA
- the epsC gene encoding serine O-acetyltransferase EpsC: MAADFRLKEQLNSLTDRIVDSYKDIGNINHLGHCPLPSSAVIVDILKDLKEILYPGYRRRQNLHMGNVTYFVGDLIDGLHDKLTQQFARALRYEYDLKYGVDCDRRHLMDFEARGQQAAIEFLESLPAMRQILATDVAAAYEGDPAASGLDEIIFCYPGLEAMTVHRIANQLYRQEMPLIPRIMSEWSHSQTGIDIHPGATIGPSFFIDHGTGVVIGETCVIGTGVKIYQGVTLGALSFQKDNDGNLVRGTKRHPTIEDGVVIYANATILGGETVIGTDSVIGASVWMTKSVPPNTVVTIETPSLRLRDAS; encoded by the coding sequence ATGGCAGCTGATTTTCGCTTAAAAGAGCAACTGAATTCGCTCACTGATCGAATTGTTGATAGCTATAAAGACATCGGAAACATCAATCATCTGGGGCATTGTCCTCTGCCGAGTTCCGCTGTGATTGTGGATATCCTGAAGGATCTGAAAGAGATTCTTTATCCGGGGTATCGTCGTCGTCAAAATCTCCATATGGGGAACGTGACATACTTCGTTGGAGACCTCATCGATGGACTTCACGACAAACTGACGCAGCAGTTCGCCCGTGCCTTAAGGTACGAGTACGACTTAAAATACGGAGTCGATTGTGACCGGCGGCACCTGATGGACTTCGAAGCCCGCGGTCAGCAGGCCGCCATCGAGTTTCTGGAATCGCTACCCGCGATGAGGCAGATTCTCGCAACCGATGTGGCAGCTGCTTATGAAGGTGACCCGGCTGCAAGTGGACTTGATGAGATCATCTTCTGTTATCCCGGGTTGGAAGCGATGACTGTTCATCGTATTGCAAATCAACTCTACCGACAGGAAATGCCGCTCATTCCACGGATTATGTCGGAGTGGTCGCATAGCCAAACAGGGATCGACATCCATCCGGGAGCAACGATCGGCCCATCGTTTTTCATCGACCACGGTACTGGCGTGGTCATCGGTGAGACCTGCGTCATTGGGACCGGGGTCAAGATTTATCAGGGAGTCACCTTGGGAGCTCTCAGCTTCCAGAAAGACAACGACGGGAATCTCGTTCGCGGTACGAAACGTCATCCGACAATTGAAGATGGCGTCGTCATTTACGCCAACGCCACAATTCTCGGTGGTGAAACAGTGATCGGCACCGATTCTGTGATCGGTGCCAGTGTCTGGATGACGAAATCTGTTCCACCGAACACCGTCGTGACAATCGAGACTCCATCGCTGCGACTTCGCGACGCGAGTTGA